In Brachypodium distachyon strain Bd21 chromosome 2, Brachypodium_distachyon_v3.0, whole genome shotgun sequence, one genomic interval encodes:
- the LOC100827259 gene encoding putative 12-oxophytodienoate reductase 11, with amino-acid sequence MEPLTPLLTPYRMGEFNLAHRVVLAPLTRCRSYGNVPQPHNVLYYAQRAAEGGLLIAEANAVSETARGYPNVPGLWSQEQVEAWKTVVDAVHAKGGVFFCQIWHTGRVSPTEFQPNGGAPISSTDKQVKPAVSHDGTVLEFAAPRRLETEEIPHVVNDFRIAARNAIKAGFDGVEIHAANGYLIDQFMKDGVNDRTDEYGGSLENRCRFAAEVIAAVADEVGPSRVGVRLSPFADYVDCIDSDPEALALHVIRIMNGLGVLYCHVIEPRMCVNENDGRLIIPHRLMPFREAFDGTFMVNGGYDREEGDKAVGNGYADLIAYGRLFLANPDLPERFRKNAALNKYDRSTFYTSDSVVGYTDYPSLDQALDFVKE; translated from the exons ATGGAGCCGCTGACTCCTCTGCTGACGCCTTACAGGATGGGCGAATTCAACCTGGCGCACAG GGTGGTTCTGGCGCCGCTGACGCGGTGCAGGTCGTACGGGAACGTCCCCCAGCCGCACAACGTGCTCTACTACGCGCagagggcggcggagggcggctTGCTCATCGCGGAGGCCAACGCCGTGTCTGAGACGGCGCGTGGTTACCCGAACGTGCCAGGCCTCTGGAGCCAGGAGCAGGTCGAGGCCTGGAAGACCGTCGTTGATGCCGTGCACGCGAAGGGGGGCGTCTTCTTCTGTCAGATCTGGCACACGGGACGCGTGTCGCCCACAG AGTTCCAACCTAACGGTGGAGCACCAATCTCAAGCACGGATAAGCAAGTCAAGCCTGCAGTCAGCCACGACGGCACTGTACTGGAGTTCGCGGCCCCTCGAAGGTTGGAAACAGAGGAGATACCCCACGTCGTGAACGACTTCCGAATTGCCGCCAGAAATGCTATCAAAGCCG GTTTCGATGGCGTGGAGATCCACGCGGCCAACGGGTACCTGATCGACCAGTTCATGAAGGACGGAGTCAACGACCGCACCGACGAATACGGCGGCAGCCTGGAGAACCGCTGCCGCTTCGCCGCCGAGGTcatcgccgccgtggccgacgAGGTTGGCCCAAGCCGCGTCGGCGTGCGCCTCTCGCCCTTCGCCGACTACGTCGACTGCATCGACTCCGACCCGGAGGCCCTCGCGCTGCACGTGATCCGCATTATGAACGGGCTCGGCGTCTTATACTGCCACGTCATCGAGCCACGGATGTGCGTCAACGAGAATGACGGCAGGCTGATCATCCCTCACCGCCTGATGCCGTTCAGGGAGGCGTTCGACGGAACTTTCATGGTGAACGGAGGGTATGACAGGGAAGAAGGGGACAAGGCTGTCGGTAATGGTTACGCTGATCTGATCGCGTACGGGCGGCTGTTCTTGGCCAACCCCGACCTACCGGAGCGGTTCAGGAAGAACGCAGCTCTAAACAAGTATGACAGGAGCACGTTTTACACCTCTGACTCTGTTGTTGGCTACACGGACTACCCTTCTCTTGATCAAGCTTTAGATTTTGTTaaggaataa
- the LOC100838286 gene encoding probable glutathione S-transferase GSTF1, with the protein MLRLATIATTLTRKLMAPVKVFGPAASTNVARVLVCLEEVGADYELVDIDFPGKGHKRPDHLARNPFGQVPAFQDGDVILFESRAIAKYVLRKYKSEQLDLLREGNLEEAAMVDVWTEVETHQYHPALSPIVLECFIYPTLRGLPTNQKVVDESLEKAKKVLEIYETHLSKHKYLAGDFVSFADFNHFACTFYFMDATPYSNLFDSYPYVKAWWENLMSRPSMKKLGANMSTRN; encoded by the exons ATGCTGCGACTGGCCACCATCGCCACCACTCTCACAAGGAAATTAATGGCGCCTGTGAAGGTGTTCGGTCCGGCCGCATCGACTAACGTGGCCCGGGTGCTGGTGTGCCTGGAGGAGGTAGGCGCCGACTACGAGCTCGTCGACATCGACTTCCCTGGGAAGGGCCATAAGCGCCCTGACCACCTCGCCAGAAAC CCATTCGGGCAGGTCCCAGCTTTCCAAGATGGGGATGTCATCCTCTTCG AGTCACGCGCCATTGCCAAGTACGTGCTTCGCAAATACAAGTCCGAACAACTGGACTTGCTGAGGGAGGGTAATTTGGAAGAAGCTGCCATGGTAGACGTTTGGACAGAGGTCGAAACACACCAATACCACCCGGCTCTCTCGCCAATCGTGCTCGAGTGTTTCATATACCCCACCTTGCGCGGTCTTCCCACGAACCAAAAGGTTGTTGACGAGAGCTTGGAGAAGGCAAAGAAGGTCCTTGAGATCTACGAAACTCACCTGTCCAAACACAAATATCTGGCCGGGGATTTCGTCAGCTTTGCAGACTTCAACCATTTTGCCTGTACTTTCTACTTCATGGATGCTACGCCTTATTCAAATCTGTTCGACTCGTACCCTTACGTGAAGGCATGGTGGGAGAATTTGATGTCCAGGCCGTCGATGAAGAAACTAGGCGCAAATATGAGCACGAGGAATTAG
- the LOC100838584 gene encoding probable glutathione S-transferase GSTF1, which produces MAPVKVFGSAGFTNVARVLVCLEEVGVEYEVVDIDFLAKEQKKPEHLARNPFGEIPAFQDGDLMLFESRAIGKYILRKYRTDEVDMLRESNPGEAAMVDVWTEVQANQYNKALAPIVYECIIYPTAYGIPTNQKVVDESMEKLKKVLDVYEARLSKHKYLAGNFISFADLNHFAFTCCFMGTPYASLFDSFPCVKAWWKNLMSRPSTRKLSANLPKMV; this is translated from the exons ATGGCGCCGGTGAAGGTGTTCGGTTCGGCCGGGTTCACGAACGTGGCGCGTGTGCTGGTATGCCTCGAGGAGGTTGGTGTCGAGTACGAGGTCGTAGACATCGACTTCCTTGCCAAGGAACAGAAGAAACCTGAGCACCTCGCCAGGAAC CCATTTGGAGAAATCCCTGCTTTCCAAGATGGAGACCTCATGCTCTTCG AGTCCCGTGCTATTGGAAAGTACATACTTCGCAAATACAGGACAGACGAAGTTGACATGCTCAGAGAAAGCAACCCAGGAGAAGCAGCAATGGTGGACGTCTGGACTGAGGTCCAGGCAAATCAGTACAACAAAGCACTCGCACCTATTGTGTATGAGTGCATCATATATCCCACAGCATACGGTATACCGACCAACCAAAAGGTCGTGGatgagagcatggagaagCTGAAGAAGGTGCTCGACGTTTACGAGGCGCGTCTGTCCAAACACAAGTATCTTGCTGGGAACTTCATTAGCTTTGCAGACCTTAACCATTTCGCCTTCACTTGCTGCTTCATGGGAACTCCATATGCATCACTGTTTGACTCTTTCCCTTGCGTGAAAGCATGGTGGAAAAACCTCATGTCGAGACCTTCGACGAGAAAGCTTAGTGCAAACCTGCCTAAAATGGTTTAG